The Raphanus sativus cultivar WK10039 chromosome 2, ASM80110v3, whole genome shotgun sequence genome includes a region encoding these proteins:
- the LOC108828865 gene encoding homeobox-leucine zipper protein ATHB-X-like isoform X1, which translates to MALSPNSSSLELSISLPSFSQLSSHPSSGEYMVRNLDINQTPKTEDRDWIMIDATPHANEEDSNSCGRRRKKLRLTKEQSHLLEESFIQNHTLASKQKLELATFLKLSQRQVEVWFQNRRARSKLKHTEMECEYLKRCFGSLKEQNRLLQKEVEELRALKPVPASVLTMCPRCERATDATDNAVNDGTAPRSQSRVTVSSSSSLC; encoded by the exons ATGGCCCTCTCACCTAACTCAAGCTCTTTAGAATTATCAATATCGCTTCCAAGCTTCTCTCAATTATCTTCACACCCTTCATCTG GTGAGTACATGGTGAGAAATTTGGACATAAATCAAACTCCAAAGACGGAAGATCGTGACTGGATCATGATCGATGCAACACCGCATGCCAACGAAGAAGATAGCAACTCCTGCGGCCGGCGGCGCAAAAAGCTCCGTCTAACTAAAGAGCAATCGCATCTTCTTGAAGAGAGTTTCATACAAAATCATACCTTAGCCTCT AAACAAAAATTAGAATTGGCCACTTTTTTGAAGCTTAGTCAAAGGCAAGTTGAGGTGTGGTTTCAAAATCGAAGAGCTCG GAGTAAGCTCAAGCATACGGAGATGGAATGTGAGTATCTAAAGAGATGCTTTGGGTCACTGAAGGAGCAAAACCGACTTCTACAAAAAGAAGTTGAAGAATTACGAGCTCTAAAGCCAGTGCCGGCCTCGGTTTTAACCATGTGTCCTCGGTGTGAACGTGCGACTGATGCAACAGATAATGCCGTCAACGACGGAACAGCTCCGAGAAGCCAGTCACGGGTCACagtttcctcttcctcttccttgtGTTGA
- the LOC108828865 gene encoding homeobox-leucine zipper protein ATHB-X-like isoform X2 — translation MVRNLDINQTPKTEDRDWIMIDATPHANEEDSNSCGRRRKKLRLTKEQSHLLEESFIQNHTLASKQKLELATFLKLSQRQVEVWFQNRRARSKLKHTEMECEYLKRCFGSLKEQNRLLQKEVEELRALKPVPASVLTMCPRCERATDATDNAVNDGTAPRSQSRVTVSSSSSLC, via the exons ATGGTGAGAAATTTGGACATAAATCAAACTCCAAAGACGGAAGATCGTGACTGGATCATGATCGATGCAACACCGCATGCCAACGAAGAAGATAGCAACTCCTGCGGCCGGCGGCGCAAAAAGCTCCGTCTAACTAAAGAGCAATCGCATCTTCTTGAAGAGAGTTTCATACAAAATCATACCTTAGCCTCT AAACAAAAATTAGAATTGGCCACTTTTTTGAAGCTTAGTCAAAGGCAAGTTGAGGTGTGGTTTCAAAATCGAAGAGCTCG GAGTAAGCTCAAGCATACGGAGATGGAATGTGAGTATCTAAAGAGATGCTTTGGGTCACTGAAGGAGCAAAACCGACTTCTACAAAAAGAAGTTGAAGAATTACGAGCTCTAAAGCCAGTGCCGGCCTCGGTTTTAACCATGTGTCCTCGGTGTGAACGTGCGACTGATGCAACAGATAATGCCGTCAACGACGGAACAGCTCCGAGAAGCCAGTCACGGGTCACagtttcctcttcctcttccttgtGTTGA